In the Leptospira limi genome, one interval contains:
- a CDS encoding DUF1574 domain-containing protein — protein sequence MKSKPFLFYPVVLFLFIFVIDKIFLLPIFHDEFLQAGNSVFYFQRKVLKDRLQKDPVLKEKKLTLVFGDSRSYPFSEIGIPEPYKKNWTLYNFSSPQGIPMNSYIQFQEILESGVTPDFVILSLSPEAFDDSKGFILSPFLRMGCDSNCIATVWEDVPFKEKWDYLLDRVFAIRSIEFNLSLFTSRLKQGKLKEYKSSHNKEFQLINYSKGEYLMYGVQSNPIEKIKNDTIRIGNLYMRSYSIGSSQFPYVEKILKITKEKNIKTLVVWPKVFPEYYSYYEKFHIKEVWWERVETLAKQYDAKTLNWNAPKTCDLFNDASHQSAFCFESQMKEIWINYAEK from the coding sequence TTGAAATCAAAACCATTTTTATTTTACCCAGTTGTTCTCTTTTTATTTATCTTTGTCATAGATAAAATTTTTTTATTACCCATCTTTCACGATGAATTTTTGCAAGCAGGGAATTCGGTTTTTTACTTTCAGAGAAAGGTTTTAAAAGATCGATTGCAAAAAGATCCAGTTTTGAAGGAAAAAAAACTGACTTTGGTTTTTGGAGACTCTCGTTCCTATCCTTTTTCAGAAATAGGAATCCCTGAACCCTATAAAAAAAATTGGACACTCTATAATTTCAGTAGCCCACAAGGAATTCCAATGAATTCCTACATTCAATTCCAAGAAATTTTGGAATCTGGTGTCACTCCTGATTTTGTTATTCTTTCCTTAAGTCCGGAGGCCTTCGATGATTCCAAAGGATTTATTTTATCACCTTTTTTACGAATGGGGTGTGATTCAAATTGTATCGCTACAGTTTGGGAAGATGTTCCTTTCAAAGAAAAATGGGATTATCTATTAGATCGTGTATTTGCCATCAGAAGTATTGAGTTCAATTTATCACTTTTTACTTCCAGACTCAAACAAGGAAAATTAAAAGAATACAAATCTTCACACAACAAAGAATTCCAACTCATCAATTATTCAAAAGGCGAATATTTGATGTATGGTGTACAATCGAATCCAATTGAAAAAATTAAAAATGATACAATTCGAATTGGGAATTTATACATGCGATCCTATTCCATTGGGTCATCACAATTCCCTTATGTGGAAAAAATCTTAAAAATCACAAAAGAGAAAAATATCAAAACCTTGGTGGTTTGGCCAAAGGTTTTTCCTGAGTATTATTCTTATTACGAAAAATTTCATATAAAAGAAGTTTGGTGGGAAAGAGTAGAAACCTTGGCAAAACAATATGATGCAAAAACTCTCAATTGGAATGCACCTAAGACTTGTGATTTATTCAATGATGCATCCCACCAATCCGCATTTTGTTTCGAATCTCAAATGAAAGAAATTTGGATCAATTACGCTGAAAAGTAG
- a CDS encoding HPP family protein translates to MKAPLLAKRNRLSYRFAIWSFLSSTISIWSILIITNLSGHTLLIGSFGATSVLLFAVPDAPLSQPRNLIGGHLLSAMIAVILVYLFGTNFFTIGLSVGLSILVMYLTHTLHPPGGATALIGVIGGVGVDFIFFPVMVGVIVLLVNALVVNNLVHHRKYPVVWF, encoded by the coding sequence ATTAAGGCACCACTTCTCGCAAAAAGGAACAGATTATCATATCGATTTGCGATTTGGAGTTTTTTAAGTAGTACGATTTCCATTTGGTCAATTTTAATCATCACCAATCTCTCGGGTCATACTCTCCTCATTGGATCTTTTGGTGCCACCTCGGTATTGTTATTTGCAGTTCCAGATGCTCCCTTATCACAACCTAGAAATTTGATTGGTGGCCATCTATTGTCAGCTATGATTGCCGTAATACTTGTGTATTTATTTGGAACCAATTTTTTCACAATTGGATTATCGGTTGGGTTATCGATTCTTGTGATGTATCTGACTCATACCTTACACCCACCAGGAGGGGCCACAGCACTGATTGGTGTGATAGGAGGAGTGGGAGTTGATTTTATTTTTTTCCCTGTAATGGTTGGGGTGATTGTTCTATTGGTTAATGCACTTGTTGTGAACAATTTAGTGCACCACCGGAAGTATCCGGTGGTTTGGTTTTAG
- the fsa gene encoding fructose-6-phosphate aldolase, which produces MNLFLDTANIDEIKKVHELGLLDGITTNPSIIAKSGRKFTEVIKEICSFVKGPVSAEVLATDAPTMIKEGLELSKIAENVVVKVPLIPEGIKAVNAFAEKGIQTNVTLCFTANQALLAAKAGASFISPFVGRLDDVGYDGLDLISEIREIYDNYGIETQILAASVRHPIHFKEVALRGADCVTLPYSVFEMLFKHPLTDSGLAKFVEDSKKLNW; this is translated from the coding sequence ATGAATTTATTTTTAGACACAGCCAACATTGACGAAATCAAAAAAGTCCATGAATTAGGCTTACTTGACGGTATCACCACTAACCCATCCATCATTGCAAAATCAGGCCGCAAATTTACAGAAGTCATCAAAGAAATCTGTAGTTTTGTAAAAGGACCTGTGAGTGCTGAAGTTCTTGCGACTGATGCACCTACGATGATCAAAGAAGGTTTAGAACTTTCTAAAATTGCAGAAAACGTAGTCGTAAAAGTGCCTTTAATCCCAGAAGGGATCAAAGCAGTCAATGCGTTCGCTGAAAAAGGAATCCAAACAAACGTTACACTTTGTTTTACGGCAAACCAAGCGTTACTTGCAGCAAAAGCAGGAGCCAGTTTTATTTCTCCATTTGTTGGACGATTGGATGATGTTGGTTATGATGGACTCGATCTGATTTCTGAGATCCGTGAAATTTATGATAATTACGGAATCGAAACACAAATCCTTGCTGCATCTGTTCGCCATCCGATTCATTTCAAAGAAGTTGCGTTACGCGGAGCTGACTGTGTGACTTTACCATACTCTGTATTTGAAATGTTATTCAAACACCCACTAACTGATAGTGGACTTGCTAAATTTGTGGAAGACTCAAAAAAACTAAATTGGTAA